CGAGGATGTCGAGCCGCCCGCCGAGCGCGTCCGCCGCGCGGGCGATCAACTCGGCCGGGGCGTCCGGGACGGAGAGGTCGCCCGGCCCGTGGACGACCCGGGCACCCGGATCGCCGAGCGCCTCGCGCACTTCGGCCGCCGCCTCCTCCGGACGGTCCGCGCCCCAGGGCATCGCCGCGTCGTGCGGCACGTGGTGGTGGAGATAGACACTCGCTCCGTAGGCGGCCAGGCGCCGGGCCACGGCGTGGCCGATCCCCGCGCGCCGACCGGTGCCGGTGACGAGCGCGGTACGCCCGCGCAGCGGCAGCGCCTCGCGGCGCAGGTCTTCCGGCGCGGGCGCGCGTACTTCGGGGGTGGGTGCGGGTGCGGATGACGGGTGTTGAGGCAACGGCAGGGGCGCGGGGAGGGGCATGGCGGACCATGATGGAGGGCGGCCGGGCCGCGCGCATGCCATTTTTCGCGGCGGGGCTCTTCGGCCGGGCCGCCAACAGCGCCCACCGCCCGCCGCCGGCCTACCGCCCTCGGTCAAGGCCCCAGCGGCCTCAGTCGAACGAGTCCGACCGACGATGACTCCGGGTCCGGTTCGGCGTGCGCCGCGCGCACCGCGTACCGGCCCGCTGTGAGGGCGATCCGCAAGTGCCCCGCCTTCGTGGCCCCCGCCCCCGACGACGCCGCGTCGAACAGCACGACGGTCCCGGGTACCTCCCAGTGCACCTCGCGCCCCCACGCCGCGGTGGCGAGGGCGGCCGGCACCCCGGCCGGCAGCGCATCCTCCGGGTCGCCCGCGGACCACCGTACGAACGTGCCGTGTTCGGGCAGGTAGGAGGTGGCGGCCGGTTCGTCGCCCAGGACGAGGGCCGTGGTGTTGCCGACGGGGAGCAGGCCGACCGGCCCCTCCACCTCGCACGCCCGGTCGTAGTCGGAGGCCAGTTCGTCACCGTCGGCGCCCGTCCAGAACGGCAGCACCACTTCCGGGATCGCTATGAGCGGCCCACCGCCGGACTCGACCCACTCCACCCGCTCGACCGAACTGGGGTCCGCATAACTCGCCATGGGCAGAAGCTACACGCCCTGACGGACCGTAATTGACGATTCCTTTGCCCGGCCACGAGCTGATACGCGACTGAGTCCGTACGCCCCTCAGCAGCCGCCGCCCGTCGTCAATGAGCAGCCACCAGCCGTCAGCCGCCGTCGCCGACCCGCTGGCGGACGAGCGACCCCGAGCGTCCCTTCACGACCTCCAGTTGTGCGTGGATCCGGCGTCGCAGATCCGCGACATGGCTGACGATGCCGACGCTGCGGTCCCGCTCCCGCAGCGAGTCCAGTACGTCCAGGACCTCGTCGAGCGTCTGGTCGTCCAGGCTGCCGAAGCCCTCGTCGATGAAGAGCGTGTCGAGCCGGACGCCTCCCGCCTCGTCGGTGACCACGTCCGCGAGGCCCAGCGCGAGCGCAAGGGAGGCGAAGAACGTCTCGCCGCCGGAGAGCGTCGC
This sequence is a window from Streptomyces ortus. Protein-coding genes within it:
- a CDS encoding immunity 21 family protein, with translation MASYADPSSVERVEWVESGGGPLIAIPEVVLPFWTGADGDELASDYDRACEVEGPVGLLPVGNTTALVLGDEPAATSYLPEHGTFVRWSAGDPEDALPAGVPAALATAAWGREVHWEVPGTVVLFDAASSGAGATKAGHLRIALTAGRYAVRAAHAEPDPESSSVGLVRLRPLGP